Proteins from one Drosophila gunungcola strain Sukarami chromosome 3R, Dgunungcola_SK_2, whole genome shotgun sequence genomic window:
- the LOC128263246 gene encoding protein fem-1 homolog CG6966, whose protein sequence is MDYKFIVFNAARDNNLAQLKATLYNKSSGEVGSLISAKVNGATPLVISCRNGHYDIVEYLLTKCRANVEQVGSVSFDGEPIEDAPPLWCAAAAGHLGIVKMLVRRGANVNSTTRTNSTPLRAACFDGHYEIVKYLVHHGADFEVANRHGHTCLMIACYKGHFRIAQYLLSLNADVNRCSVKGNTALHDCAESGSLQILQLLLKHGATMDVDYYGMTPLLAASVTGHMPIVEHLITLPCVSRESRIHALELLGATYVDRKRDMAAALTLWRRALEERSLVPPLEKKVQEPVPAYEMVKEVTSVEELEEMVLDPDEMRMQALVIRQRILGPTHPDTSYYIRFRGAHYADAGRFDRCIELWSYALTMQQKILQPLSPMTQSSLLSFAELFSFMLVEAGRLLPRGRVVPPIEADGMLTIFYKAVKEVERGQAFTLEQQKDQQHPQKQLPAADKSPSCSASSSTSSSSSSSSSASSSSSTTLLSAHQHDCNHDPNALSRTMISAIHIGCLLSSLLDTDALNPEMRRQVMGALYRLNRLKVRVRFDRTALHYACYREGTLAGRYPSCQFPSVTLAKALLEVGADPNAVDESGNTPLHLATMQPYVEPLSHILLEGGAHLDTKNDAGETFESLLAPTPMHKIIDPMKYTTLACLAARTIKKHDIHYEGTVPATLYEFIELH, encoded by the exons GCCACCCTTTACAACAAAAGTTCCGGCGAAGTAGGCAGCCTGATCTCGGCAAAAGTGAACGGAGCCACCCCGCTGGTCATCTCCTGCCGCAACGGACACTACGACATTGTAGAATACCTATTGACAAAGTGCCGGGCGAATGTGGAGCAGGTGGGTTCGGTCAGTTTTGACGGGGAGCCCATCGAGGACGCCCCACCGCTGTGGTGCGCAGCGGCCGCCGGTCACCTGGGCATCGTCAAGATGCTCGTCCGCCGGGGGGCGAACGTGAACAGCACCACCAGGACGAATTCGACACCGCTGAGAGCGGCCTGCTTCGACGGACACTACGAGATCGTCAAGTATCTTGTGCATCACGGAGCGG ACTTTGAGGTGGCGAACCGACATGGCCACACCTGCCTGATGATAGCCTGCTACAAGGGCCACTTCCGCATCGCCCAGTATCTGCTCTCCCTGAACGCGGACGTGAATCGATGCAGCGTGAAGGGCAACACGGCGCTGCACGACTGCGCCGAGTCGGGCTCCCTGCAGATCCTCCAGCTGCTGCTCAAGCACGGCGCCACCATGGACGTGGATTATTACGGAATGACTCCGCTGCTGGCGGCCAGTGTCACCGGTCACATGCCCATCGTAGAGCACCTAATCACATTACCCTGCGTGAGCAGGGAGTCAAGGATTCACGCCCTGGAGCTGCTGGGTGCCACCTATGTGGACCGGAAGCGGGACATGGCCGCGGCACTGACTCTGTGGCGACGGGCGCTCGAGGAACGGTCACTGGTGCCACCGCTGGAGAAGAAGGTCCAGGAACCAGTGCCGGCCTATGAGATGGTCAAAGAGGTGACCAGCGTGGAGGAACTGGAGGAGATGGTGTTGGATCCTGACGAGATGCGAATGCAGGCTCTGGTCATTAGGCAGCGCATTCTGGGACCCACGCATCCAGACACCAGCTACTATATCCGATTCAG GGGTGCCCACTATGCGGACGCTGGACGCTTCGACCGCTGCATTGAACTTTGGTCGTACGCCCTGACCATGCAGCAGAAGATCCTGCAGCCACTCAGCCCGATGACGCAATCCTCGCTACTGTCCTTCGCCGAGCTCTTCAGCTTCATGCTGGTGGAGGCGGGTCGCCTTCTGCCCAGGGGTCGGGTGGTCCCACCCATCGAGGCGGACGGCATGCTGACGATCTTTTACAAGGCGGTCAAGGAGGTGGAGCGGGGTCAGGCCTTCACGCTGGAGCAGCAGAAGGACCAGCAGCACCCTCAGAAGCAGCTGCCGGCAGCTGACAAATCGCCATCCTGTTCGGCTTCCTCTTCCACATCATCATCCTCTTCCTCTTCCTCATCCGCATCATCCTCCTCCTCAACGACACTACTGTCGGCGCATCAGCACGATTGTAACCACGATCCCAATGCCCTGAGTCGCACCATGATAAGTGCCATTCACATAGGCTGCCTGCTGAGCTCCCTGCTGGACACCGATGCCCTCAATCCGGAGATGCGTCGCCAGGTGATGGGAGCCCTTTACCGCCTGAACCGCTTGAAGGTGCGCGTTCGGTTCGACCGGACCGCCCTGCACTACGCCTGCTATCGGGAAGGCACGCTGGCCGGCCGCTATCCCTCCTGCCAGTTCCCCTCGGTGACGCTAGCGAAGGCACTGCTGGAGGTGGGTGCGGATCCCAATGCCGTCGACGAATCCGGCAACACGCCGCTGCATCTGGCCACCATGCAGCCCTATGTGGAGCCCCTGTCGCACATCCTGCTCGAGGGAGGAGCTCATTTG GACACCAAAAACGATGCTGGCGAGACGTTTGAGAGTCTGCTGGCCCCCACGCCGATGCATAAGATCATCGATCCAATGAAGTACACAACGCTGGCGTGCTTGGCTGCGAGGACTATCAAGAAGCATGACATCCACTACGAGGGAACCGTGCCAGCCACCCTGTACGAGTTTATCGAGCTGCACTAG
- the LOC128263323 gene encoding low choriolytic enzyme, translated as MFLQTVWYIFLAVVFGPILVSSEGIDSYENYYNEIHVDDEQAEAKTRNALQSPLQRWPGNKIYYRVSGDYSDQEVTNVRAAMTSFGEQTCVQFEEIEGSPPAGKRYVFFKKSPNMCGTRVGYQPLSFGPHEVVLNERCLTMPAVIQHETLHLLGLFHEQSRPDRDEYVKIDYDNIPRKYWSQFMAMDQTTTFNVPYDYESVMHYAKNAFAKDPSKPTIRALINGEEVEREMGQVRGPSEGDWTKIRLMYKC; from the coding sequence ATGTTCCTTCAAACCGTttggtatatatttttggcGGTGGTTTTCGGACCTATCTTGGTGTCTTCCGAAGGGATTGATTCCTACGAGAACTACTATAATGAGATCCATGTGGACGATGAACAGGCGGAGGCCAAGACCCGTAATGCATTGCAATCGCCACTTCAACGTTGGCCCGGTAACAAGATATACTACCGAGTATCTGGGGACTACAGTGACCAGGAGGTGACCAATGTTCGGGCAGCGATGACGAGTTTTGGCGAACAGACCTGTGTTCAGTTCGAGGAGATCGAAGGATCTCCTCCCGCAGGAAAACGATATGTGTTCTTCAAGAAATCGCCGAATATGTGTGGAACCCGAGTGGGCTACCAACCTTTATCCTTTGGCCCCCACGAAGTCGTCCTGAATGAGAGATGCCTTACCATGCCGGCTGTTATCCAGCACGAAACACTCCACTTACTGGGACTTTTCCACGAGCAAAGTCGTCCGGATCGCGATGAGTATGTGAAAATCGACTACGATAATATCCCGAGAAAGTACTGGTCGCAGTTCATGGCCATGGATCAGACCACCACTTTCAATGTTCCCTATGATTATGAGAGTGTTATGCACTATGCGAAGAACGCATTCGCCAAGGATCCCTCAAAGCCCACTATCCGTGCTCTAATCAACGGTGAGGAAGTGGAGAGGGAAATGGGACAAGTGCGCGGACCATCGGAGGGTGATTGGACCAAGATTCGTTTAATGTACAAATGCTAA